The following coding sequences lie in one Candidatus Bipolaricaulota bacterium genomic window:
- a CDS encoding phosphoglucomutase/phosphomannomutase family protein — protein MVKRRKSDEEIKFGTDGWRGVIAREFTFGNVGRVAAATGKFLASPDRKNLAIYTDWKAEYRPAGDGVVVGYDMRFLSREFAHHFARVLHDTGIPVVISHGPVTTPTVSYAVVDRRAAAGIMITASHNPPIYNGIKYKAEYGGSAPGEVTDGVVAHLPDQAPVPRTPEGGVPEVDLRTPFLNKIRTLIDPARLKASPVHVVVDSMYGSAQGYVAEILRENHVPYTQIRGRRDPLFGGKKPEPLEENLVPLRAVIASLHPKKKHLLGVVTDGDGDRISAMDEQGGFIDAHRTFALILRYLVEERRMRGAVVTSFNLTDMARDMCEDYGLTQIVVPIGFKHHCEQILTRGDVLIAGEESGSIAIRGHIPERDGVLCSLLLTEIAASAGKPMSALVQSLFDKYGPRFYHRRDIHVPHRLEVVEKLRHNPPERFAGKAVRAVETLDGVKLRFDDGWLLFRASGTEPILRLYCEMREKKQVYALLEEAEQLARGDLRLW, from the coding sequence GTGGTAAAAAGGCGAAAAAGCGACGAAGAAATAAAGTTCGGCACTGACGGCTGGCGCGGGGTGATCGCGCGCGAGTTCACGTTCGGAAACGTGGGCAGGGTCGCGGCTGCGACCGGGAAGTTCCTCGCCTCTCCCGACCGGAAGAACCTCGCCATCTACACCGACTGGAAAGCGGAATACCGCCCCGCTGGCGACGGGGTGGTGGTCGGCTACGACATGCGATTCCTGTCCCGCGAATTTGCTCATCACTTCGCACGCGTCCTCCACGACACCGGAATCCCGGTCGTGATCTCGCACGGGCCGGTAACCACCCCGACCGTCTCCTACGCGGTCGTCGATCGCCGTGCCGCGGCCGGGATCATGATCACCGCTTCCCACAACCCGCCGATCTACAACGGGATCAAGTACAAGGCCGAGTACGGCGGCTCCGCCCCGGGGGAGGTGACCGACGGGGTGGTCGCCCATCTACCCGATCAGGCACCGGTGCCGCGCACCCCGGAGGGGGGAGTCCCCGAGGTCGATCTGCGGACTCCGTTTCTGAACAAGATCCGTACCCTGATCGATCCGGCCCGACTCAAGGCCTCCCCGGTGCACGTGGTGGTCGACTCGATGTACGGCTCGGCCCAGGGGTACGTCGCCGAGATCCTGCGCGAGAACCATGTCCCTTACACCCAGATCCGCGGCCGCCGCGATCCCCTATTCGGGGGGAAGAAGCCGGAGCCGCTCGAGGAGAACCTGGTTCCGCTGCGGGCGGTGATCGCCTCGTTGCATCCGAAAAAGAAGCACCTCCTCGGGGTGGTGACCGACGGGGACGGTGACCGGATCTCGGCGATGGACGAACAGGGCGGGTTCATCGACGCCCACCGCACGTTCGCCCTCATCCTCCGCTACCTGGTCGAGGAACGCAGGATGCGCGGCGCGGTCGTCACCTCGTTCAACCTGACCGACATGGCGCGCGACATGTGCGAGGACTACGGTCTCACTCAGATCGTCGTTCCGATCGGGTTCAAGCATCACTGCGAGCAGATCTTGACTCGCGGTGACGTTCTGATTGCCGGAGAGGAGAGCGGCAGCATCGCGATCCGCGGGCACATCCCGGAACGGGATGGGGTCCTGTGCTCGCTCCTTCTCACTGAGATTGCAGCGAGCGCGGGCAAACCGATGAGCGCCCTCGTCCAATCCCTGTTCGATAAGTACGGGCCAAGGTTCTACCACCGCCGCGACATCCACGTCCCCCACCGCCTGGAGGTAGTGGAGAAACTCCGGCATAATCCACCGGAGAGGTTTGCCGGAAAGGCAGTGCGAGCTGTGGAGACGCTCGACGGGGTGAAGCTCCGGTTCGACGACGGGTGGCTCCTGTTCCGCGCGTCCGGCACCGAGCCGATCCTCCGGCTTTACTGCGAGATGAGAGAGAAAAAGCAGGTGTATGCGCTCCTGGAAGAGGCGGAGCAATTGGCGAGAGGAGACCTCAGGCTATGGTAG
- a CDS encoding caspase family protein, whose translation TFTVELTVTDNDGLTATREAEIEVVNVPPKASFAFEPKEPYAGQEVFFDASASSDPDGKIVEYAWDFHGDGVTDAEGIEVTHVFEKPGTYTVTLTVTDDDGATASHKEEIEVRGLPPAPPKFNDEWGLVIGVQDYKDPTIPDLQFTSNDAQAFYNFLVDRNGGGFPNDHVRLLLDQQATQRAMRAGFKWLMDSAGKDDLLVVYYAGHGSYGPDYNHDEDDGFDEYLLPYDVDPGDLFSTGIRDDEIGDWLSSLESRHVLLVFDSCFSGGATRQVRTFSEEGMRAGPGNKVFSDFMGSGRLVLAASQESEPSYEDARLKHGVFTYFLLQAVGGAEDPTKPGEGVPNADENGDGRVTVEELRAYLTTQVPKYISEEMQEKPQHPLIEGDEGLKGVALNGYGIPLEGKVTAIQGNTVIISLGSRQGIQPGDRFQVIRPLTLPDGTTINEVEATIEVCYILGPDRAACRIIKGFFPIEVKDTVRPLAE comes from the coding sequence GTACCTTCACCGTGGAGCTCACCGTCACGGATAACGACGGCCTCACCGCAACGAGGGAAGCGGAGATCGAGGTGGTGAACGTACCTCCTAAGGCCTCCTTCGCCTTCGAGCCCAAAGAGCCCTACGCCGGCCAGGAGGTCTTCTTCGACGCCTCCGCCTCCTCTGATCCGGACGGAAAGATCGTGGAGTACGCCTGGGACTTCCACGGGGACGGGGTGACGGACGCCGAGGGGATCGAGGTGACCCACGTCTTCGAGAAGCCCGGCACTTACACCGTAACCCTCACGGTGACCGACGATGACGGAGCAACAGCTTCTCACAAAGAGGAGATTGAAGTGAGAGGGTTGCCACCTGCTCCACCCAAGTTCAACGATGAATGGGGACTGGTGATCGGGGTGCAGGACTACAAAGATCCAACGATCCCCGATCTTCAGTTCACCAGTAACGATGCACAGGCGTTCTACAACTTCCTCGTCGATCGAAATGGCGGAGGATTCCCCAACGATCATGTCAGGCTGCTCCTCGACCAGCAAGCCACACAGCGGGCGATGCGGGCGGGATTCAAGTGGCTGATGGACAGCGCTGGTAAGGACGATCTCTTGGTGGTCTACTACGCCGGGCATGGGAGCTACGGGCCGGACTACAACCACGACGAGGATGATGGTTTCGACGAGTATCTCCTCCCTTACGATGTCGACCCTGGGGATCTTTTCTCCACCGGGATCAGGGACGATGAGATAGGGGACTGGCTCTCATCGCTTGAAAGCCGGCATGTTCTTTTGGTGTTCGACTCGTGTTTCTCCGGTGGAGCGACACGTCAAGTGCGGACGTTCAGCGAGGAGGGGATGCGAGCTGGACCGGGGAACAAGGTATTCAGCGACTTTATGGGTAGTGGTAGACTGGTATTGGCAGCATCACAGGAGAGTGAGCCGTCGTACGAGGATGCGCGGTTAAAGCACGGGGTGTTCACCTACTTCCTGCTGCAGGCAGTGGGAGGAGCGGAGGATCCGACCAAGCCGGGTGAGGGGGTGCCTAACGCGGACGAAAACGGAGATGGCCGAGTGACGGTGGAGGAACTCCGGGCATATCTTACAACCCAGGTGCCGAAATATATCAGCGAAGAGATGCAAGAGAAACCGCAGCATCCGCTGATCGAGGGGGACGAGGGGCTGAAGGGAGTGGCGCTGAATGGGTACGGGATCCCATTAGAAGGCAAGGTGACAGCGATACAGGGTAATACGGTGATCATATCGTTGGGGAGTCGGCAAGGGATACAGCCGGGAGACCGGTTCCAGGTGATACGACCGCTCACCCTCCCCGATGGCACGACCATCAACGAGGTGGAGGCAACGATCGAAGTCTGTTACATCCTTGGCCCTGACCGGGCGGCGTGCCGGATTATCAAAGGGTTCTTCCCAATCGAAGTCAAAGATACGGTCCGCCCATTAGCTGAGTGA